A DNA window from Mesorhizobium sp. C432A contains the following coding sequences:
- a CDS encoding TolC family outer membrane protein encodes MPSLAKSLFVTVLISATALSPIAASAETILGALSKAYQNNSSLNSARAGVRVTDEGVAIAKSGYRPVITGSADIDYTSRHLNGRNASLALTTGSFGVRIDQTLFDGFQTKNRVASAAAQVRASVEGLRNTEENTLFNAASAYMDVIRDRQVAVLTEQNLQFLTEQARAARSRFEVGEGTRTDVAQADASRSAAVAQLSAARAQALASAATYHQIVGDEPGKLKAASPLAKLLPRSLEAAIGIASNEHPAILAALHSVDAAGFDVKTQEGALLPQLTASAGLSHAYQNTVPGAGNSDGDSNAATVGATLTVPIYSGGRTSALVRQSKESLSQARIEVDVSRDSVRQAVTSAWTQYIAARESVDANRQVIAAAQLALNGVIEERNVGQRTTLDVLNAQNAVISAKIDLASSERDVVVASYAILSAMGRLSADRLALNVVKYKPEEHYRAVKDKWIGLRTPDGR; translated from the coding sequence CCCGTGCCGGCGTGCGCGTCACCGATGAGGGCGTGGCGATCGCCAAGTCGGGCTATCGCCCGGTGATCACTGGTTCGGCTGATATCGATTACACCTCCAGGCACCTAAACGGCAGGAACGCGAGCCTGGCATTGACCACCGGCAGCTTCGGCGTTCGGATTGACCAGACGCTGTTCGACGGCTTCCAGACCAAGAACAGGGTCGCGTCGGCCGCTGCACAGGTGAGGGCCTCGGTCGAGGGCCTGCGCAACACCGAAGAGAACACGCTGTTCAACGCGGCGAGCGCCTATATGGACGTGATTCGCGACCGCCAGGTGGCGGTGCTGACCGAACAGAATCTGCAGTTCCTGACCGAGCAGGCGCGCGCGGCACGCTCGCGCTTCGAGGTCGGCGAGGGCACGCGCACCGATGTGGCGCAGGCCGACGCGTCTCGTTCGGCCGCGGTGGCGCAATTGAGTGCTGCCCGTGCGCAGGCTCTGGCCAGTGCAGCAACCTATCATCAGATCGTCGGTGACGAGCCGGGCAAGCTCAAGGCCGCGTCGCCGTTGGCGAAGCTGTTGCCGAGGAGTCTCGAGGCGGCGATCGGCATTGCATCGAACGAGCATCCGGCCATCCTGGCCGCCCTACATTCCGTCGATGCAGCGGGATTTGATGTAAAGACGCAGGAAGGTGCGTTGCTGCCGCAGTTGACTGCTAGTGCCGGCCTTTCCCATGCCTATCAAAATACTGTACCTGGCGCGGGGAATTCGGACGGCGACTCCAATGCCGCCACCGTCGGCGCGACGCTGACCGTTCCGATCTATTCGGGCGGCCGTACCTCCGCACTCGTTCGTCAGTCGAAGGAATCGCTCAGCCAGGCTCGCATCGAGGTGGATGTCAGCCGTGACTCGGTGCGCCAGGCCGTGACCTCGGCATGGACGCAATACATCGCAGCGCGGGAAAGCGTCGACGCTAATCGGCAGGTGATCGCGGCCGCACAGTTGGCGCTCAACGGCGTCATCGAGGAGCGCAATGTCGGACAGCGCACCACGCTCGACGTGTTGAATGCCCAGAACGCCGTCATCTCGGCAAAGATCGACCTCGCCAGCTCCGAGCGCGATGTGGTCGTAGCCAGCTACGCCATCCTGTCGGCCATGGGCCGCCTGTCGGCCGATCGCCTGGCGTTGAATGTGGTGAAGTACAAGCCTGAAGAGCACTACAGAGCCGTAAAGGACAAATGGATCGGGCTGCGTACGCCGGACGGTCGTTGA
- a CDS encoding PopZ family protein, translated as MATASSAQREPSMEEILASIRRIIEDSDTGRKLPGDADELRQDLVPAAGPVSDVEAFRSELHSSTESKKPVTLAEVQAQLAEPVVARLEPRSEPSPVKPAIAANATTAAPPAHAPMTLAEVSARIASEPAPAVRAEAAVRAKAETTDSIVTDWRREIAAVGNQAKPADTVRRPEIRQPKIRQPETENRQAAIAEVEAFEDDLAAEPAFEPRPSRSEHARPADTTPARPAIVSEHTGRQVAAAFGELSDAFASRSKKTFDEMAEEMLRPMLQDWLDNNLPTLVERLVREEIERVARGAQ; from the coding sequence ATGGCGACGGCAAGCAGCGCACAGCGCGAACCTTCCATGGAAGAAATACTGGCTTCCATCAGGAGGATCATCGAAGACAGCGACACCGGCCGCAAGCTGCCGGGCGACGCCGATGAGTTGCGCCAGGACCTTGTGCCGGCCGCCGGGCCTGTTTCGGATGTTGAGGCCTTCCGCAGCGAATTGCACAGCTCGACCGAAAGCAAGAAGCCGGTGACGCTGGCCGAGGTGCAGGCCCAACTGGCCGAGCCGGTGGTTGCGCGGCTGGAGCCGCGGTCCGAGCCGTCGCCAGTGAAGCCTGCCATTGCGGCAAATGCCACGACCGCCGCGCCACCCGCGCATGCTCCGATGACATTGGCGGAAGTAAGCGCCAGGATAGCCAGTGAGCCAGCTCCCGCCGTCAGGGCAGAAGCTGCAGTGCGGGCAAAGGCGGAAACCACCGACTCGATCGTCACGGATTGGCGCCGCGAAATCGCGGCCGTTGGCAATCAGGCAAAACCGGCTGACACAGTACGGCGGCCCGAGATCAGGCAGCCGAAGATCAGGCAGCCGGAGACTGAAAATCGGCAGGCAGCAATCGCGGAGGTCGAGGCTTTCGAGGACGATCTCGCTGCCGAGCCGGCTTTCGAGCCTCGTCCTTCGCGCAGCGAGCACGCGCGCCCGGCCGATACAACCCCGGCCCGTCCGGCGATCGTTTCGGAACATACGGGACGGCAGGTCGCAGCCGCCTTCGGCGAGCTCTCCGACGCCTTCGCCAGCCGCAGCAAGAAGACCTTCGACGAGATGGCCGAGGAGATGCTGCGGCCGATGTTGCAGGACTGGCTGGACAACAATCTGCCGACGCTGGTCGAGCGCCTGGTACGCGAAGAAATCGAGCGCGTCGCGCGCGGCGCGCAATAG
- a CDS encoding valine--tRNA ligase has translation MLEKTYDAKTVEPRIAKIWEEADAFRAGAGAEEGAEAFTIVIPPPNVTGSLHMGHALNNTLQDILVRFERMRGKNVLWQPGMDHAGIATQMVVERQLMEKQIHRRDLTREQFIDKVWEWKAESGGAIFNQLKRLGASADWSRERFTMDEGLSKAVLEVFVSLYKEGLIYKDKRLVNWDPKLLTAISDLEVEPQEVNGNLWHFRYPIEGEIFDPENPGTFITVATTRPETMLGDTAVAVHPDDERYWHLVGKNVVLPIVGRKIPVVADEYSDPEKGSGAVKITPAHDFNDFEVGKRHKLPAINILTIEAAITLRDNEDFLAGLDVTPERQAVWDELDGLDRFVARKKIVELMEAGGFLDKIEPHRHAVPHGDRGGVPIEPFLTEQWYANAAELAKPAIASVREGRTNFVPKNWEKTYFDWMENIQPWCISRQLWWGHQIPAWYGPDGRVFVEKSEEEALAAAIEYYLALEGPWKAWVEDKLENFKPGEILSRDEDVLDTWFSSALWPFSTLGWPDQTPELKTYYQTDVLVTGFDIIFFWVARMMMMGLHFMHEEPFHTIYVHALVRDKNGQKMSKSKGNVIDPLDLIDEFGADALRFTLTVMAAQGRDVKLDPARIAGYRNFGTKLWNATRFAEMNEVARNDDFWLNDAKLPVNRWILTELTRASHAMTEGITGYRFNEAAGAAYRFVWNLFCDWYLELLKPVFMGADEAAKAESRACVAFVLDEIYKLLHPMMPFMTEELWAQTAGGGRPRATLLCHAAWPSPDFEDADAAADINWLVDLVSGIRSVRSEMNVPPAAIAPLVVVGASAETHQRLERHASAIKRLARVGDISLQDAAPKGSAQIVLNEATICLPLGSLIDLSAEAARLQKELAKVTEEIARLHKKLSNERFVASAPEEIVAAEREKLDEYRDQQEKLSVALTRVRDAG, from the coding sequence ATGCTTGAAAAGACCTACGACGCCAAGACCGTCGAGCCCAGGATCGCCAAAATCTGGGAAGAGGCGGACGCATTTCGCGCCGGCGCCGGCGCCGAGGAGGGGGCGGAGGCCTTCACCATCGTCATCCCGCCGCCCAACGTCACCGGCTCGCTGCATATGGGCCATGCACTCAACAACACGCTGCAGGACATACTCGTGCGCTTCGAGCGCATGCGCGGCAAAAACGTGCTGTGGCAGCCCGGCATGGATCATGCCGGCATCGCCACGCAGATGGTGGTCGAACGCCAGCTGATGGAAAAGCAGATACATCGCCGCGATCTCACCCGCGAACAGTTCATCGACAAGGTCTGGGAGTGGAAGGCCGAGTCCGGCGGCGCCATCTTCAACCAGCTGAAGCGGCTCGGCGCCTCGGCGGACTGGTCGCGCGAACGCTTCACCATGGATGAAGGCCTGTCCAAGGCCGTGCTCGAAGTTTTTGTCAGCCTCTACAAGGAAGGGCTGATCTACAAGGACAAGCGCCTTGTGAACTGGGACCCGAAGCTGTTGACGGCGATCTCCGACCTGGAGGTCGAGCCGCAGGAGGTCAATGGCAATCTCTGGCACTTCCGCTATCCGATCGAGGGCGAGATTTTCGATCCGGAAAATCCTGGGACATTCATCACCGTGGCGACGACACGGCCCGAGACGATGCTGGGCGATACGGCAGTCGCCGTGCACCCGGACGACGAGCGCTACTGGCATCTGGTCGGCAAGAATGTCGTGTTGCCGATCGTCGGCCGGAAAATTCCGGTTGTGGCTGACGAGTATTCCGACCCGGAAAAGGGTTCCGGCGCCGTCAAGATCACGCCGGCGCACGACTTCAACGATTTCGAGGTTGGCAAGCGCCACAAGCTGCCGGCGATCAACATCCTGACCATCGAGGCGGCAATAACGCTCAGGGATAACGAGGATTTTCTCGCCGGGCTCGACGTGACGCCGGAGCGCCAGGCCGTCTGGGACGAGCTCGACGGTCTCGACCGTTTCGTCGCGCGCAAGAAAATCGTCGAGCTGATGGAGGCCGGCGGCTTCCTCGACAAGATCGAGCCGCATCGCCACGCCGTGCCGCATGGCGACCGCGGCGGCGTGCCGATCGAGCCGTTTCTGACCGAGCAGTGGTATGCAAACGCCGCCGAGCTGGCCAAGCCGGCGATCGCATCGGTGCGCGAAGGCCGTACCAACTTCGTGCCGAAGAACTGGGAAAAGACCTATTTTGACTGGATGGAGAACATTCAGCCCTGGTGTATTTCACGCCAGCTGTGGTGGGGTCATCAGATCCCGGCCTGGTACGGGCCGGACGGCCGCGTCTTCGTCGAGAAATCAGAGGAAGAGGCGTTGGCTGCAGCGATTGAATATTATCTGGCGCTGGAAGGTCCATGGAAGGCCTGGGTCGAGGACAAACTCGAGAATTTCAAGCCGGGCGAGATCCTGAGCCGCGACGAGGACGTGCTCGACACCTGGTTCTCGTCTGCACTGTGGCCGTTCTCGACGCTCGGCTGGCCGGATCAAACGCCGGAGCTCAAGACCTATTACCAGACCGACGTGCTGGTGACCGGTTTCGACATCATCTTCTTCTGGGTCGCGCGAATGATGATGATGGGCCTGCATTTCATGCACGAGGAGCCGTTCCACACCATCTATGTGCACGCGCTGGTGCGCGACAAGAACGGGCAGAAGATGTCGAAGTCGAAAGGCAACGTCATCGATCCGCTCGACCTCATCGACGAGTTTGGCGCCGACGCACTGCGCTTCACGCTGACGGTGATGGCGGCGCAGGGGCGCGACGTGAAGCTCGATCCGGCGCGCATCGCCGGCTACCGCAATTTCGGCACCAAGCTGTGGAACGCGACACGCTTTGCCGAGATGAACGAGGTCGCGCGCAATGACGATTTCTGGCTGAACGACGCCAAGCTGCCGGTCAACCGCTGGATCCTGACCGAGCTGACCAGGGCGTCGCACGCGATGACCGAGGGCATCACCGGCTACCGCTTCAACGAAGCAGCGGGCGCTGCCTACCGCTTCGTCTGGAACCTGTTTTGCGACTGGTATCTGGAACTGCTGAAGCCGGTGTTCATGGGCGCCGACGAGGCGGCCAAAGCCGAAAGCCGCGCCTGCGTCGCCTTCGTGCTCGACGAGATCTACAAGCTGCTTCACCCCATGATGCCGTTCATGACGGAGGAGCTGTGGGCGCAGACGGCAGGTGGGGGCAGGCCGCGCGCAACGCTGCTGTGCCACGCCGCCTGGCCGTCGCCCGACTTCGAGGACGCCGATGCAGCCGCCGACATCAACTGGCTGGTCGATCTGGTCTCCGGTATTCGCTCCGTGCGCTCTGAAATGAACGTGCCGCCGGCGGCGATCGCGCCGCTGGTGGTGGTCGGCGCCAGCGCCGAGACTCACCAGAGGCTGGAACGCCATGCGTCCGCCATCAAGCGGCTGGCGCGGGTCGGCGACATCTCGCTGCAGGACGCCGCACCCAAGGGCTCGGCCCAGATCGTGCTCAACGAGGCGACGATCTGCCTGCCGCTCGGCAGCCTGATCGATCTGTCCGCCGAGGCGGCGCGGCTGCAGAAGGAACTGGCCAAGGTGACCGAGGAAATCGCGCGGTTGCACAAGAAGCTGTCGAACGAACGGTTCGTCGCCAGCGCGCCGGAAGAGATCGTCGCGGCCGAGCGCGAAAAACTCGACGAATACCGCGATCAGCAGGAGAAGCTTTCGGTGGCGCTGACCAGGGTGCGCGACGCCGGTTGA
- a CDS encoding OmpP1/FadL family transporter, with product MSNLRLKALLGAGCFSLGLIGSVHAGGLERGGYDIDLLFDPAQVTGEVTGTYVMPQRDLKNVVDANPADGPLNALGLSNSARDTASYWVPSVGIKAGMGPVDCLVDYGQPIGAYSNPGVNWAGANGNIVTKVKSEAVGGTCSYKMDVGKGQFRFIGGVFHEDVSGFKEQLVAPLPVFLGTGIGRLDLKGDGWGWRVGAAYEIPDIALRASLVYNSAVKLDNLSGTLDLTQVPGFLDPTNPILGRITDVSGSSEVPESLELKLQSGIAPGWLAFGSIKWVNWSVLQSIPFCPTGAPGACTTTGPTRATSLDLLYRDGWTVSGGIGHKFNDQWSGAAILTWDRGTSTGLSAQTDTWTVGGGVAYTPTQNIEVRLGGALGVLTSGSIHPVVGDDGVTYGTDYTADFGNDLVSAISTSLKVKW from the coding sequence ATGAGCAATTTGCGTTTGAAAGCACTGCTGGGGGCAGGGTGTTTTTCGCTGGGTCTGATCGGTTCCGTGCATGCCGGCGGCCTGGAGCGCGGCGGCTATGACATCGATCTGCTGTTCGATCCCGCGCAGGTCACGGGCGAGGTTACCGGCACCTATGTGATGCCGCAGCGCGACCTCAAGAATGTGGTGGACGCGAATCCGGCTGACGGCCCCCTTAACGCGTTGGGCCTTTCCAACAGCGCCCGCGATACCGCAAGTTATTGGGTGCCGAGCGTGGGCATCAAGGCTGGTATGGGCCCGGTCGATTGTCTTGTCGACTATGGCCAACCGATCGGTGCGTACAGCAATCCCGGCGTTAACTGGGCCGGCGCGAACGGCAATATCGTAACCAAGGTCAAGAGCGAGGCCGTGGGCGGAACCTGCTCGTACAAAATGGACGTCGGCAAAGGCCAGTTTCGTTTCATCGGCGGCGTGTTCCATGAGGACGTCTCGGGCTTCAAGGAACAGCTGGTCGCTCCGCTTCCCGTATTTTTGGGTACAGGCATCGGGCGCCTTGATCTCAAGGGAGACGGCTGGGGATGGCGCGTCGGTGCCGCCTATGAAATTCCTGATATCGCGCTGCGCGCCAGCCTGGTCTACAATTCAGCCGTCAAGCTCGACAACCTCTCGGGGACCCTTGATCTGACCCAGGTTCCCGGATTCCTCGACCCAACTAATCCGATTTTGGGTCGCATAACCGACGTAAGCGGTTCTTCGGAGGTGCCTGAGTCTTTGGAACTCAAGCTCCAGTCAGGTATTGCTCCTGGTTGGCTCGCGTTTGGATCCATAAAGTGGGTCAATTGGAGCGTGTTGCAGAGCATACCATTCTGCCCGACCGGCGCCCCGGGGGCTTGCACCACGACCGGCCCCACCCGCGCTACATCGCTTGATCTGCTCTACCGGGATGGCTGGACGGTCTCAGGCGGTATCGGTCACAAGTTCAACGATCAGTGGAGCGGCGCCGCCATTCTGACCTGGGATCGCGGAACCTCCACCGGTCTGAGCGCCCAGACGGACACCTGGACGGTTGGCGGTGGCGTGGCTTACACGCCGACCCAGAACATCGAGGTTCGTCTTGGTGGGGCGCTGGGCGTGCTTACCAGCGGGTCGATCCATCCAGTCGTAGGCGACGATGGCGTCACCTATGGTACGGACTACACCGCTGACTTCGGCAACGATCTTGTGTCGGCCATTTCAACTTCGTTGAAGGTGAAGTGGTAA